A region of Streptomyces sp. NBC_01750 DNA encodes the following proteins:
- a CDS encoding glycerophosphodiester phosphodiesterase, with translation MTQARQHNIQVVAHRGASEDAPEHTLAAYRKAIEDGADALECDVRLTADGHLVCVHDRRVNRTSNGRGAVSALELADLAALDFGTWKGHEDAAESPDWGDPSLTSVLTLERLLELVADSGRRIELAIETKHPTRWAGQVEERLLHLLGRFGLAEPSTADDSPVRIMSFSARSLHRVAAASPNIPTVYLMQFVSPRLRDGRLPAGARIAGPGIRIVRSHPGYIARLHRAGHRVHVWTVNEPEDVELCARLGVEAIITNRPKQVLSQLGRL, from the coding sequence GTGACTCAAGCACGACAGCACAACATCCAGGTCGTCGCCCACCGAGGCGCCTCCGAAGACGCCCCCGAGCACACGCTGGCCGCGTACAGAAAGGCGATCGAGGACGGCGCCGACGCCCTCGAGTGCGATGTACGCCTCACCGCCGACGGCCACCTCGTCTGCGTCCACGACCGCCGCGTCAACCGCACCTCGAACGGCCGCGGGGCCGTATCCGCCCTGGAACTCGCGGATCTCGCCGCCCTCGACTTCGGTACATGGAAGGGCCACGAGGACGCCGCGGAGAGCCCCGACTGGGGAGACCCCTCACTCACCTCCGTACTCACCCTCGAGCGGCTGCTCGAGCTGGTGGCCGATTCCGGCCGCCGTATCGAACTGGCCATCGAGACCAAACACCCGACCCGCTGGGCGGGCCAGGTGGAGGAGCGGCTGCTCCACCTGCTCGGGCGGTTCGGCCTGGCGGAGCCATCGACGGCGGACGATTCGCCCGTACGGATCATGAGCTTCTCGGCCCGCTCCCTGCACCGGGTCGCCGCGGCCTCGCCGAACATCCCCACCGTCTATCTGATGCAGTTCGTGTCACCGCGGCTGCGCGACGGACGGCTGCCCGCCGGCGCGCGGATCGCGGGGCCCGGCATCCGGATCGTCCGCAGCCATCCCGGCTACATCGCCCGACTGCACCGGGCGGGGCATCGCGTCCACGTCTGGACGGTCAACGAGCCGGAGGACGTAGAGCTATGTGCCCGCCTCGGCGTGGAGGCAATCATCACCAATCGCCCCAAACAGGTGCTGTCCCAGCTGGGCCGCCTGTAG
- a CDS encoding ATP-binding protein produces MRHWSRPGRFPVQSIGAFTPWRGAKEVSGVAFVVAQEVPTSSSMAVPHGPAGVGEARHRMREQLSRSGVSETVLDDAVLILSELLSNACRHGRPLGHAEVGDGDVRAAWRMDRAGRLTVEVTDGGGPTRPVPATPSVTARGGRGLNIISALAQDWGVRDSTTGEVTVWVIVTEGHRREDFATRVAVPSFDFGESYDDLD; encoded by the coding sequence GTGCGTCACTGGTCCCGTCCTGGCCGGTTTCCGGTCCAGTCCATTGGGGCATTCACACCGTGGCGTGGGGCAAAGGAGGTCTCGGGGGTGGCGTTTGTGGTGGCACAGGAGGTGCCCACGTCGTCGAGCATGGCCGTACCCCATGGTCCTGCGGGCGTGGGTGAGGCGCGACACCGGATGCGCGAGCAGTTGAGCCGCAGCGGGGTGTCGGAGACGGTCCTCGACGATGCGGTATTGATCCTTTCCGAATTGCTCAGCAATGCCTGCCGGCACGGCAGGCCGCTGGGGCACGCGGAGGTGGGCGACGGTGATGTCCGCGCCGCCTGGCGCATGGACAGAGCAGGCCGGCTGACGGTCGAAGTGACGGACGGAGGCGGTCCGACCCGACCGGTTCCGGCCACGCCCTCGGTCACCGCCCGCGGCGGCCGTGGGCTCAACATCATCAGTGCGCTGGCCCAGGACTGGGGTGTCCGCGACAGCACGACCGGTGAGGTCACCGTGTGGGTGATTGTCACTGAAGGGCACCGGCGCGAGGATTTCGCTACGCGCGTCGCAGTCC